The following are encoded together in the Theileria orientalis strain Shintoku DNA, chromosome 1, complete genome genome:
- a CDS encoding 3'-5' exoribonuclease has translation MDDIVFPGTLLGTVHEYTPSNNVYVKDSVIYSAILGNVSYSSEDSTKTSVSVVSNHIKTPYVGATVIAQIIKLNITKAECNIICVDGRFVKDYFKGVLSSNNVLESKNIEVFMYDWFKPGDFIKSKVIYAGEGKQFVLSTAGLQLGVIKTTSKNGEPMVPISWKYFMSVDSKSVEKRKVAKND, from the exons ATGGACGACATTGTCTTTCCCGGTACCCTTTTGGGCACCGTTCATGAATACACACCGTCCAATAACGTCTACGTCAAGGATTCCGTTATATATTCCGCAATTCTGGGCAATGTTTCATATTCGTCGGAAGACTCAACG aAGACTTCTGTGAGTGTCGTTTCCAACCATATTAAAACTCCGTACGTCGGAGCCACCGTTATCGCACAAATCATTAAGCTGAACATAACGAAGGCCGAATGTAACATTATCTGCGTCGATGGGCGGTTTGTCAAGGATTATTTCAAAGGAGTCCTGAG CAGCAACAACGTTTTGGAATCCAAAAACATTGAAGTTTTCATGTATGATTGGTTTAAGCCAGGggattttattaaatcgaAAGTG ATATATGCTGGAGAGGGGAAGCAGTTTGTTTTATCAACTGCAGGTTTGCAGCTCGGCGTCATTAAAACAACTTCTAAAAATG GCGAGCCTATGGTTCCAATATCCTGGAAGTACTTCATGTCCGTGGATTCCAAGTCTGTGGAGAAGAG aAAAGTGGCAAAGAACGATTAa
- a CDS encoding predicted protein, which translates to MTSLSDKFDQLCKELSLKVPNSHTVVHKTGCIYSIDNEYFPDGIFINLSSYESFGKEMLKYDKNYPKAIYLNVKRHLEPVFQEEPEETQPDDVVYKERKYYEEVTEYEVFSPSLGYIKLEESPGNLLNICNAIIEHAGYEFKSDDLAWMNMIEESKYARDLVQIENPPQITHDNLKCQKCGSTTNLWLNLSDGFVGCGRKNYDSGGCQDGSEGAALLHYQETGCKYHLAVKLGTITPTSADVFSYAPDEDNLVTDPFLDKHLSHFGIKIQLLEKTEKTTLQLELEKNQSHSWTDVVTENDLIMKPAPKFVGIDNSGHNCYINSIVQFLNNVTEMNSYFIHYYNRFNVSDFDDVLLQYSKICTCINTNKFVTQCNLNLSKYQTKCKERNIEYFDITSHKSFHVNPNMFKYSLSKHNKLFDNNDQQDAEEFLSFFIDYLTEHVDKKDKELDLKKLFYFNVYQVVKCDALKLINVNTTQTHILSLSLLNSLKATSDNEVDNTEELLLTDPINNWYNKVPIEYLNDGVTHQATLENGLNNLPKYLFIKLERFYMKKDWTFSKLVNPVLVPDVVTFKLYDNNSVKVDGYQVVYNDKDSRKATTKLFYDNLKLLGYYGDDISSLMDYLSTTTANGNEDVTTRATGSSANADSGRDNSYCNGHLGNGSTGECEVGYQLVGFVTHVGNSINSGHYICHLKKDGEWYAFNDSKINKCTNVPAQNGYIYLFQRL; encoded by the exons ATGACCTCTTTAAGCGATAAATTTGACCAACTGTGTAAGGAACTATCCTTAAAGGTTCCTAATTCTCACACAGTTGTTCATAAAACCGGGTGTATTTACAG TATTGATAATGAATACTTTCCTGACGGAATATTCATCAATTTATCATCATATGAATCATTTGGTAAAGAAATGTTgaaatatgataaaaattatccCAAAGCGATATATCTAAATGTTAAACGACATTTGGAGCCCGTATTTCAAGAGGAGCCGGAGGAAACGCAACCGGACGACGTTGT ATACAAGGAAAGAAAATATTACGAAGAAGTGACTGAATATGAAGTTTTTTCTCCGAGCCTGGGCTATATTAAATTGGAAGAATCTCCGGGGAATTTGCTGAAT ATCTGTAATGCCATAATTGAGCACGCTGGGTACGAATTCAAGAGCGACGACTTGGCGTGGATGAATATGATAGAG GAGAGCAAATACGCCAGGGACTTGGTGCAAATTGAAAATCCGCCTCAAATTACTCACGATAACCTCAAGTGCCAAAAGTGCGGGTCCACAACCAATTTATGGCTGAACCTCTCGGACGG GTTCGTGGGATGCGGAAGGAAGAATTACGACTCAGGAGGATGCCAGGACGGCAGCGAGGGAGCGGCGCTGTTACACTACCAA GAAACAGGGTGTAAGTACCACTTGGCAGTGAAACTGGGAACAATTACGCCGACGTCCGCAGACGTGTTTAGTTACGCGCCA GATGAGGATAACTTGGTTACAGATCCTTTTCTGGACAAACACCTATCGCATTTTggaattaaaataca GTTACTGGAAAAAACTGAAAAGACAACATTACAACTTGAGTTGGAAAAGAATCAATCACATAGCTGGACCGATGTAGTAACGGAGAACGACCTAATAATGAAGCCAGCACCAAA ATTCGTTGGAATTGATAACTCTGGACATAACTGTTACATAAACTCGATTgtacaatttttaaacaacgTCACAGAGATGAATAGTTACTTTATACACTATTACAATCGATTCAAC GTATCGGATTTTGATGATGTGCTCCTGCAATATTCAAAAATATGTACCTGtattaacacaaataagTTTGTAACTCAATGCAATTTAAATCTGTCAAAATACCAAACTAAGTGTAAAGAGAGGAATATAGAATACTTCGACATAACGA GCCATAAAAGCTTTCATGTTAACCCGAATATGTTCAAGTATTCACTGA GTAAACACAACAAATTGTTTGACAACAATGACCAACAAGATGCAGAAGAGTTCTTGTCCTTTTTTATAGATTACCTAACTGAACATGTGGACAAGAAGGATAAGGAACTAGacttaaaaaaattgttttaCTTTAAT GTGTACCAAGTGGTAAAATGTGACGCCCTAAAGCTGATTAATGTTAACACAACGCAAACACACATCCTATCACTGTCCCTATTAAACTCACTAAAGGCAACGTCCGACAATGAAGTGGATAATACAGAGGAACTACTGCTAACA GATCCTATCAATAACTGGTATAACAAGGTGCCAATTGAATACCTGAACGATGGTGTGACCCACCAGGCAACTTTGGAAAACGGACTGAACAATTTGCCAAAGTACCTGTTCATTAAGCTGGAACGGTTCTATATGAAGAAGGATTGGACGTTTTCAAAGTTAGTAAACCCAGTGCTGGTGCCGGATGTGGTGACCTTTAAGTTATACGATAACAATTCAGTAAAAGTGGACGGTTACCAGGTGGTTTACAACGACAAGGATAGTAGAAAGGCCACCACTAAGTTATTTTATGAC aACCTTAAGTTGCTCGGGTACTATGGCGATGATATCTCCTCGTTAATGGATTACCTAAGTACCACTACTGCCAACGGCAATGAGGACGTCACCACTCGTGCCACTGGAAGCAGCGCTAACGCCGATTCTGGTAGGGATAACAGCTATTGTAATGGCCACTTAGGCAATGGGAGCACGGGCGAGTGTGAAGTGGGATACCAGTTGGTGGGATTCGTAACACACGTCGGCAACAGCATCAACAGCGGCCACTACATATGccacctgaagaaggacgGCGAGTGGTACGCGTTCAACGacagtaaaataaacaaatgtaCAAACGTTCCAGCGCAGAACGGGTACATTTACCTGTTCCAAAGGCTCTAG
- a CDS encoding serine/threonine protein kinase translates to MTRYSDSDKSPVTDDSSASLSKYRRRRSSSTLSHLSMSLGRSSLSSDSSTDHYRHRTRMSSRVYKPYSRDASISSRSSIRSPSKLVSRDSRKRSRYRSTSRSRRNRKGSPNSIYSSKNNKKQIENKRYRFSHHRESSRKRSNSRQKSRSDVKYRKLNHDKRADSDKSDEEELKELELLDEEEDVDNFLEMRRRERDKLLKKHQSISSERSSSSKAAEVISLPIADSVGDGATNSVASGDNKAVESAPSVSVVSTDSRSTVTQTVASAAVPAAGDGGPGATVTSSTGPSAHVATSVTITPTSVSVSDDKKSETAKEVRRVNPFSMFFEPTTIVPTKPEVTAGGKIDNAAGTSGNTVKTTDNTTVSNVNTTVSNVNTDDITGNTGTKELGDTKIYSNIKDGESVTDAADVKAAHDLRLDLLEDVVLEGESPFTPSPINYYQKTKDSSNSESNENENEGEGYKDLKENELGNKDTEDTTAKDSVKEERNKSNMYSELQKKLMQDKQKLRNFIIKMKQQPESYEEVVEEYEEDDMDMFSTKLEETDTKKRKIVKRVITNKLENRSLAENWNDSEGYYQAMIGEVLDDRYSVLSELAGKGVFSSVLKCFDSVEKVNVAIKVIRNNDMMIKAAEKEMGILRRLNETDKEDKKHIVRLQTSFRYRGHLCMVFDWYWGNLRSHLKKNGKGYGLNLSYVHSYARQIFIALRHMKKNKVMHADLKPDNILVSDNFNQIKICDLGSASDESENDITAYLVSRFYRAPEIILGCKYDCKIDVWSAAATIYELATGDILFPGRNNNHMLKLMMEYKGKIPNKLIRSGQLASQHFDENFDFIYATEDKFSKTQVTRVIQDLRQTKSITESILERHPLLSSSSTLRNDGTVNKETLAKKEQMVRKVRQLGELLEKCLVIDPSKRFTPDEALMHPFIRGSVDE, encoded by the exons ATGACTAGATATAGTGATTCAGACAAAAGCCCAGTTACTGATGATAGTTCCGCTTCCCTAAGTAAATACAGAAGAAGGCGCTCGTCAAGTACTTTATCTCACTTATCCATGTCTTTAGGCCGTTCTAGTTTATCCAGTGACTCTTCCACAGATCACTACAGACATCGCACAAGGATGAGTTCCCGGGTCTATAAGCCTTACTCCAGGGATGCCAGCATCTCCTCTAGATCTAGCATCAGGAGCCCGTCTAAGCTGGTCTCCAGAGATTCCAGAAAACGTTCTAGATATAGGTCAACCTCTAGAAGTAGGCGGAATAGAAAAGGATCCCCAAATAGTATCTAtagtagtaaaaataataaaaaacagatTGAAAATAAACGTTATAGATTTTCACACCATCGGGAATCATCACGTAAACGCTCTAATTCACGCCAAAAG aGCCGTTCCgatgtaaaatatcgcaaactTAATCACGATAAAAGGGCCGATTCTGACAAAT CTGATGAAGAGGAGTTAAAGGAACTTGAGTTGCTTGATGAAGAGGAGGATGTGGATAATTTCTTGGAGATGAGGCGGAGAGAAAGAGATAAGCTATTGAAGAAGCACCAGTCCATATCGTCAGAGAGGTCAAGCAGCTCAAAAGCGGCGGAAGTAATCAGTTTGCCAATAGCTGATTCGGTTGGTGACGGCGCCACCAACAGTGTTGCCAGTGGAGATAACAAGGCTGTAGAATCAGCACCTAGCGTCAGTGTGGTTAGTACCGACTCTAGGTCAACTGTTACACAAACAGttgcttcagcagcagtacCTGCAGCAGGAGATGGAGGCCCAGGTGCCACTGTTACTTCCAGTACTGGTCCCAGTGCACATGTCGCTACTTCCGTTACTATTACTCCCACAAGCGTAAGTGTTTCCGACGATAAAAAGAGTGAAACGGCCAAAGAAGTGAGGCGTGTAAACCCGTTTTCAATGTTCTTTGAACCGACAACAATAGTACCAACTAAACCAGAAGTAACTGCGGGTGGTAAGATCGACAATGCTGCTGGTACTAGCGGTAACACTGTCAAGACTACTGATAACACCACTGTTAGCAATGTTAACACCACTGTTAGCAATGTTAACACCGACGACATTACTGGAAACACTGGCACTAAAGAACTTGGCGATACCAAAATTTACAGTAACATTAAGGATGGAGAGAGTGTTACAGACGCTGCAGACGTAAAAGCCGCACATGACCTTAGGCTAGATTTGTTAGAGGATGTCGTCTTGGAAGGAGAGTCGCCATTTACACCGTCCCCAATCAACTATTATCAAAAGACGAAGGATTCAAGTAATTCGGAGAGCAATGAGAATGAaaacgaaggagaaggatACAAGGATTTGAAAGAAAATGAACTTGGAAATAAAGATACAGAGGACACGACCGCAAAGGACAGTGTAAAGGAGGAAAGGAACAAATCCAATATGTACTCTGAATTGCAGAAGAAGTTGATGCAGGATAAGCAAAAGTTGCgcaattttataattaaaatgaaacaGCAGCCTGAGAGCTAT GAGGAAGTTGTAGAGGAgtacgaagaagatgaCATGGATATGTTTTCGACGAAACTTGAAGAGACTGatacgaagaagaggaagatagTCAAGAGagtaataacaaataagtTGGAAAACAGATCGTTGGCAGAAAATTGGAACGACTCAGAGGGATATTACCAG GCAATGATAGGAGAGGTGCTGGACGACCGCTACAGTGTGTTGAGTGAATTGGCAGGAAAGGGCGTGTTTTCGTCAGTGTTGAAGTGTTTCGACTCAGTAGAAAAGGTTAACGTGGCAATTAAAGTAATCAGAAACAACGACATGATGATTAAGGCGGCGGAAAAGGAGATGGGAATACTGCGCCGGTTAAACGAAACAGATAAGGAAGATAAGAAGCACATAGTACGGTTGCAAACGTCGTTTCGATACAGAGGTCACCTGTGCATGGTCTTTGACTGGTACTGGGGAAACCTAAGATCACATTTGAAAAA GAATGGTAAGGGATATGGCTTAAACCTGTCGTACGTACACTCGTACGCAAGGCAAATATTCATAGCACTACGCCACatgaagaagaataaaGTGATGCACGCAGACT TGAAGCCTGACAACATACTTGTGAGTGACAACTTTAACCAAATCAAGATATGTGACCTCGGATCAGCAAGCGATGAGTCAGAAAACGATATAACAGCATATTTAGTAAGCAGGTTCTACAGAGCACCAGAAATAATACTGGGATGCAAGTATGACTGTAAAATAGACGTGTGGAGCGCAGCCGCAACAATCTACGAGTTGGCAACAGGAGACATACTCTTCCCA GGACGTAACAACAATCAtatgctgaagctgatgatGGAGTACAAGGGAAAGATACCGAACAAGCTGATAAGATCAGGACAACTAGCATCACAGCACTTTGATGAAAACTTCGACTTCATATACGCAACAGAAGACAAGTTCAGTAAAACGCAAGTGACGAGAGTAATACAGGACCTGAGGCAAACGAAAAGTATCACAGAAAGCATACTGGAGAGACACCCGCTGCTTAGTTCCTCAAGCACGCTCAGAAACGACGGAACAGTAAACAAGGAAACGCTGGCGAAGAAGGAACAGATGGTGAGGAAGGTCAGACAGCTGGGAGAGTTGCTGGAAAAGTGCCTGGTGATCGATCCGAGTAAAAGATTCACACCAGACGAGGCCCTGATGCACCCATTCATACGCGG AAGCGTGGATGAGTAA
- a CDS encoding molecular chaperone yields the protein MYYRSHININHIKILNNLVNKRFFSIYDGEIQSKLKSGKLTYYDVLSVPRNADKITIREAYLKLVKLYHPDTSKDKNSRLIFICIKESHDVLTDSGKRRLYDQKLSQYKLRDDPSIKIHRAGSKEAFDSERWERYKRYTSGTRQDAHEDNTHLFTIGAIFLTCVVATFFCLIFGEIFVRLTDSSVIDDVYEDDDVKHEHMVNAFFNPISLKWERIIAPFEAPTVAVLRKYYKLAPDEPGMPKKITTIELATLYLCKYAHELIPPHTYLDTSTYLCKYAHELIPPHTFVFPLDSSFLRCLGARPPGQLFYTILVRTSR from the exons atgtactataggtcacatataaatatcaatcacattaaaatattaaataaccTAGTTAATAAGAGATTCTTTTCCATTTATGACGGAGAAATACAGTCGAAACTGAAGTCCGGAAAGTTGACCTATTATGATGTACTGAGCGTGCCCCGAAATGCTGATAAAATTACCATCAGAGAG GCTTACTTGAAGCTTGTTAAGTTGTACCATCCAGATACAAGCAAGGATAAAAACAGTAGACTAATTTTCATTTGCATCAAGGAATCGCACGATGTTCTCACGGATAGTGGCAAGAGAAGATTATATGACCAGAAATTGAG TCAATACAAGTTAAGGGATGATCCATCCATAAAAATACATCGAGCAGGGAGCAAAG AGGCGTTTGATTCGGAGCGATGGGAGCGTTATAAGAGATACACATCAG GCACTCGGCAAGATGCGCATGAGGACAATACCCACCTGTTCACA ATTGGTGCCATCTTCTTAACGTGTGTTGTTGCTActtttttttgtttaatttttggtGAAATATTTGTAAGATTAACAGATTCCAG TGTTATTGATGACGTATATGAAGATGACGATGTTAAACATGAACACATGGTCAACGCCTTCTTCAATCCCATTAGCCTGAAGTGGGAGCGCATTATCGCACCTTTTGAAGCCCCGACTGTTGCTGTGTTGAGGAAATACTACAAGCTGGCTCCTGATGAGCCTGGAATGCCCAAGAAGATTACTACAATTGAG TTAGCTACtctatatttatgtaaatacGCACACGAACTTATACCTCCACATACATACCTAGATACAAgcacatatttatgtaaatacGCACACGAACTTATACCTCCACATACATTTGTATTTCCACTCGACTCATCTTTTCTTAGATGCCTAGGAGCCAGACCACCAGGCCAACTATTTTATACGATCCTCGTAAGAACAAGCCGATAA
- a CDS encoding glycerol-3-phosphate dehydrogenase yields the protein MGLGKKVTVIGCGNWGSAASKVIAENTKKYDLFDDTVRMWVLEEKVDGVNLSELINTHHENKKYLPGIKLPENILAVPDLAECVKDTDLFVFVIPHQFVKGTAEKMKNSGQLKSGALAISLVKGIMIVDKKPVLVSDLVESELGVPCSALSGANVANCIAREEFSEATIGYTTKEHARLWQRLFDRPYFKISCLDDVAGIQVYGALKNVVALAAGFCDGLGLGSNTKAAVMRIGLNEIHTFARNFFPGTNEKVVFESAGLADLITTCIGGRNVRCAAEFAAKEGKRPWNEIELEFLNGQKLQGTTTCVETYEVLKECRRLAEFPLFHVTYKVAFEGLNPKELIASLSVKLI from the exons ATGGGACTCGGAAAGAAG GTTACTGTTATTGGCTGCGGTAACTGGGGATCGGCAGCATCAAAGGTGATAGCAGAAAACACCAAAAAATACGACCTCTTCGATGATACG GTTAGAATGTGGGTGCTGGAAGAGAAGGTAGACGGCGTTAACCTGAGTGAACTGATTAACACGCACCACGAGAATAAGAAGTATCTGCCAGGAATAAAGCTCCCAGAAAATATTCTGGCAGTTCCAGACCTGGCAGAGTGCGTAAAGGACACAGATTTGTTCGTGTTCGTAATTCCTCACCAATTCGTCAAG GGCACAGcggagaagatgaagaacaGCGGACAGCTGAAGAGTGGAGCACTGGCAATTTCACTGGTCAAGGGAATTATGATCGTGGACAAGAAGCCAGTGCTGGTCTCTGACTTGGTTGAGAGTGAGCTCGGAGTCCCATGTTCAGCACTGTCAGGAGCCAACGTAGCAAAC TGCATTGCGAGGGAGGAGTTCAGTGAAGCCACAATTGGATATACGACCAAAGAGCACGCAAGGTTGTGGCAGAGGCTCTTCGACCgcccatattttaaaatcagcTGCCTGGACGACGTAGCAGGAATACAAGTGTACGGAGCGCTGAAGAACGTGGTGGCGCTCGCAGCAGGGTTCTGCGACGGACTGGGGCTGGGATCGAACACCAAAGCAGCAGTGATGAGAATTGGACTTAACGAAATACACACCTTTGCAAGGAACTTCTTCCCAGGCACCAACGAG AAAGTCGTGTTTGAAAGTGCCGGGCTCGCGGACCTGATAACGACCTGTATTGGAGGAAGAAACGTACGTTGCGCAGCAGAGTTCGCAGCAAAGGAAGGAAAACGCCCGTGGAACGAAATAGAATTGGAGTTCTTAAATGGACAAAAGCTACAG gGAACGACTACTTGTGTAGAAACGTACGAAGTACTTAAAGAATGCAGAAGACTGGCAGAATTCCCACTCTTCCACGTCACCTACAAAGTAGCATTCGAAGGATTAAACCCAAAGGAATTGATTGCCTCGCTATCGGTAAAATTGatatga
- a CDS encoding eukaryotic translation initiation factor — protein MRVPDNDSGSDTKWADIEADEDYEKPQNLTGFDFGIDEQGIKTFISYPKNNRGQSIKLTKRIKEIKIIKKTHKSVFDRKNLLPFNLDDQTDMGSTLISNEDILLEPSRNERRFNQDESDFLYTPVDANLMRLTRDLKLKFKSLREEDVVEEEVEEKETTAKYIPPSRKDGVERRSFDENTIRITNLSEDIKEKDLTDLFGKVGRIHRAYLAKYKETQNSKGFAFVTYVNRQDAIEAINRFNRLGYNNLLLNVEWAKPAKDR, from the exons atgaGAGTTCCAGACA ACGATTCCGGATCTGATACTAAATGGGCCGATATTGAGGCTGATGAGGATTACGAAAAGCCTCAGAACTTAACTGGGTTCGATTTTGGAATCGATGAGCAGGGAATCAAGACGTTCATATCATACCCTAAAAATAACCGTGGACAATCAATTAAA TTAACCAAACGCATAAAGGAgattaaaatcattaaaaaGACCCACAAATCTGTGTTTGACCGCAAAAATCTTCTGCCCTTTAACCTAGATGATCAAACAGACATGGGATCTACTTTAATATCAAACGAAGATATCTTGTTGGAGCCATCGAGAAATGAACGCAGATTTAACCAAGACGAATCTGATTTCTTATATACA ccTGTTGACGCAAACCTAATGAGATTAACGAGGGACTTAAAGCTTAAATTCAAGAGTCTCCGCGAAGAGGACGTGGTG gaggaggaagttgaggagaaggaaacgACAGCCAAATATATACCACCGTCCAGAAAAGATGGAGTGGAGCGTCGATCATTT GATGAGAACACTATTCGTATTACAAATCTGAGTGAGGACATTAAAGAAAAGGACTTGACCGACCTATTTGGCAAGGTTGGAAGAATTCACCGCGCATATTTGGCTAAGTACAA GGAAACTCAGAACTCCAAGGGATTTGCCTTCGTTACATACGTCAATAGGCAAGATGCAATTGAGGCAATTAACAGATTTAACCGTTTGGGATACAACAATCTGTTACTCAAT GTTGAATGGGCTAAACCTGCTAAGGAtcgttaa
- a CDS encoding uncharacterized protein (ELM2 domain containing protein), which translates to MSTESKRQWMQSCEGKIRVGPEYQAMIPPFYKSNVQQSQNRNGQNTANGTASDANNTLTAGVAARTTNSDGRLYNVAATLDPNLNTSNFLDDEDEEFIKSYESIDEEPFDLDISNHLRFPEGGDNASFLYDLKGHDGLKGHDDLKDCQ; encoded by the coding sequence atgtcgACCGAATCAAAGAGGCAATGGATGCAGAGCTGTGAGGGGAAAATACGCGTGGGCCCGGAGTATCAAGCAATGATCCCGCCCTTTTACAAGTCAAACGTCCAACAATCGCAAAACAGAAACGGCCAAAACACAGCGAACGGCACTGCAAGCGACGCCAATAACACACTTACAGCAGGCGTGGCTGCCAGGACCACAAACTCGGACGGGAGGCTGTACAACGTGGCCGCGACCCTTGACCCCAACCTGAACACCAGCAATTTTctcgacgacgaggacgaagaaTTCATAAAGTCGTACGAGAGCATAGACGAGGAGCCCTTCGACCTGGACATATCAAACCACTTGCGGTTCCCGGAGGGCGGCGACAACGCGAGTTTCCTATACGACCTCAAGGGACACGATGGTCTAAAAGGCCACGACGACCTAAAGGACTGCCAATAG
- a CDS encoding serine protease, whose amino-acid sequence MSVFILKSWKSTQKLFETSFRGTNVFIQRKFKSSLLYSSDIRSFHNTRKFSSILEVYRPYLQSKRWNFAKKQFITARFNHTLKESGNVNLKNVNKVRNEEGLEDNNYSLEYLNDLVGSNTLGDKNAPSFADSFSSIMKLYCDSTDPNYSQPWQMRKQIKSIGSAFAIKDRLILTNAHCVSWQNRCLVRKHGSTDKKLARVVAVGHECDLAVLTVDDEEFWNDVYPLEFGETPYLHDSVTVLGYPTGGDNLCITSGVVSRVDVTTYSHSNSRLLCVQIDAAINPGNSGGPALKAGKVVGVAFQACDEAQNIGFIVPSVVVKQFLHQVIQFKRYSGFVNLGITYQVLTNPDLKSYLTKESKILDLNGILVCQRDNSLKGKIEPNDVIMKINGHKIADDGTVHFRGSERVHLAYSLTNKFCGEECELTVLRDNKVEEIKINLNKPNYLVPEHQWDVMPRYYIYGGLVFVPLSMEYLKDEFGKKFYERAPTSLLKPISDIFAEEAGQEVVVLSQILASDLTIGYDFKNIRLTSINDLKVLNLSHLEHVLLNETKSKRFIRFEFEQGIVIVLETKKVPDYEAQILHQHAISSHKSREL is encoded by the exons ATGtcagtttttattttgaagaGTTGGAAATCGACACAAAAATTGTTTGAAACATCATTTAGAGGAACAAACGTATTCATTCAAAggaaatttaaaagtagTTTGTTGTACAGTAGTGATATAAGAAGCTTCCATAACACAAGGAAGTTTAGTTCAATCTTAGAAGTATATAGACCATATTTGCAAAGTAAAAGATGGAATTTTGCAAAGAAACAGTTTATTACAGCAAGATTTAATCATACACTAAAGGAATCGGGGAATGTGAACCTGAAAAATGTGAATAAAGTGAGGAATGAAGAAGGTCTAGAGGACAATAATTACTCACTTgagtatttaaatgatttgGTGGGTTCAAACACACTCGGAGATAAAAATGCGCCATCATTTGCCGATTCATTCTCAAGCATAATGAAGCTATACTGCGACTCAACGGACCCGAACTACTCACAACCGTGGCAAATgagaaaacaaattaaaagcATAGG ATCAGCATTCGCTATAAAGGATAGGTTAATACTGACAAACGCACATTGTGTGTCGTGGCAGAATCGCTGTCTAGTGAGAAAGCATGG gtcTACGGATAAGAAGTTGGCGAGAGTGGTGGCAGTGGGACACGAATGTGACTTGGCAGTGCTGACAGTGGACGACGAGGAATTTTGGAATGATGTGTACCCACTGGAGTTCGGAGAAACGCCATATCTGCACGACAGCGTGACAGTCCTGGGATACCCAACGGGAGGAGACAACCTGTGCATAACGTCAGGAGTGGTGAGTCGAGTGGACGTGACGACGTATTCACACTCAAACTCGAG ACTTTTGTGTGTACAAATAGACGCAGCAATAAACCCAGGGAACTCGGGAGGACCTGCCCTAAAGGCAGGAAAAGTAGTGGGAGTGGCATTCCAAGCATGCGACGAAGCTCAAAACATAGGATTCATAGTGCCCAGCGTAGTAGTAAAACAGTTTCTGCACCAAGTTATCCAGTTTAAGAGGTACAGCGGATTCGTTAATCTTGGAATCACGTATCAAGTGCTGACGAACCCAGACTTGAAGTCATACTTAACGAAGGAATCAAAGA TTTTAGATCTAAATGGAATACTAGTCTGTCAAAGAGATAATTCACTTAAGGGTAAAATAGAGCCGAATGATgtaataatgaaaataaatggacATAAAATAGCAGATGATGGGACAGTGCACTTTAG AGGATCAGAGAGAGTACATTTGGCATACTCATTGACAAATAAATTCTGCGGTGAAGAGTGCGAATTGACAGTACTGAGAGATAATAAAGTTGAGGAAATAAAG ataaaCCTGAATAAACCTAACTATTTGGTTCCGGAACACCAATGGGACGTCATGCCAAGATATTACATCTACGGAGGACTGGTATTTGTGCCACTCTCAATGGAATATTTGAAG GATGAGTTCGGGAAAAAATTCTATGAAAGAGCACCCACGTCGTTGCTGAAGCCAATCTCGGATATATTTGCAGAGGAGGCGGGACAggaagtagtagtactaaGTCAAATACTGGCTTCAGATTTGACAATAGGATACGACTTCAAAAACATAAGATTGACCTCAATAAATGACCTAAAAGTGTTGAACCTGAGTCACCTGGAGCACGTGCTCTTGAATGAGACGAAGAGTAAACGCTTCATAAGGTTTGAGTTTGAACAGGGAATAGTTATAGTGCTGGAAACTAAGAAGGTGCCGGACTACGAAGCACAGATTCTACACCAACACGCAATATCGTCACACAAATCGAGGGAACTCTGA